One genomic segment of Natranaeroarchaeum aerophilus includes these proteins:
- the cysK gene encoding cysteine synthase A: MATTESEMNVSDSVADLIGETPLLCIDENLYAKIEAQNPYSVKDRIGREIIDAAERSGALEPGGTVVEATSGNTGIGLAAISAARGYDCVLTMPESMSEERRAMLAALGAELELTPADDGMTGANERAAEIVDEHDNAILARQFENEANPTAHRKTTGPEIWRDTGGRVDAVVAGVGTGGTITGLAEYFNEERGADVTIVAVEPDESPTLTEQSDDSHGIQGIGPGFVPEILRTELVDEVRAVDTDRAKETARWLGREEGLMIGISSGAALAAGREYAAENPDDCTVVILPDTGERYLSTDLFAPE; this comes from the coding sequence ATGGCTACGACCGAATCCGAGATGAACGTCAGCGACTCGGTCGCCGATCTGATCGGTGAGACGCCACTGCTTTGCATCGATGAGAACCTCTACGCGAAGATCGAGGCACAGAACCCCTACTCGGTGAAAGATCGGATCGGCCGCGAGATCATCGACGCCGCGGAGCGATCCGGCGCGCTCGAACCGGGCGGAACCGTCGTCGAGGCGACCAGTGGCAACACCGGGATCGGGCTCGCCGCGATTTCGGCTGCCCGTGGGTACGACTGCGTGCTGACGATGCCCGAGTCGATGTCCGAAGAACGCCGTGCCATGCTCGCCGCGCTGGGCGCGGAGCTGGAGTTGACACCGGCCGACGACGGCATGACGGGTGCGAACGAACGGGCTGCGGAAATCGTCGACGAGCACGACAACGCCATCCTCGCCCGACAGTTCGAAAACGAAGCAAATCCGACCGCTCATCGCAAGACGACTGGCCCGGAAATCTGGCGAGATACGGGCGGGCGCGTCGATGCGGTCGTCGCGGGGGTCGGGACGGGAGGCACGATCACTGGGCTTGCCGAGTACTTCAACGAGGAACGCGGCGCGGATGTCACGATCGTCGCCGTTGAACCGGACGAATCGCCAACGCTGACCGAGCAAAGCGACGATAGTCACGGAATACAGGGGATCGGCCCGGGCTTCGTACCGGAGATACTGCGGACGGAACTTGTCGACGAGGTTCGGGCTGTAGACACCGACCGTGCCAAGGAGACAGCGAGATGGCTCGGACGTGAGGAGGGACTCATGATCGGCATTTCCTCGGGTGCAGCGCTGGCCGCGGGACGGGAATACGCGGCGGAGAACCCCGATGATTGCACCGTCGTCATTCTCCCAGACACTGGTGAGCGGTATCTATCCACGGACCTGTTCGCGCCCGAGTGA
- a CDS encoding acetyl-CoA carboxylase biotin carboxylase subunit, translated as MFRKVLVANRGEIAVRVMRACEELNVGTVAVYSEADKNAGHVRYADEAYNIGPARAADSYLDHEAVIEAARKANADAIHPGYGFLAENAEFAGKVEETEITWIGPSADAMEQLGEKTKARKVMDSADVPIVPGTTDPVTEPEEVEAFGEEHGYPIAIKAEGGGGGRGMKIVEGPDEIEDQLTSAKREGEAYFDNDSVYLERFLENPRHVEVQIIADGEGNVRHLGERDCSLQRRHQKVIEEGPSPALTDELREQIGEAARRGVQAADYTNAGTVEFLVEEDVDRKAGELLGAETNFYFLEVNTRIQVEHCVTEEITGIDIVKWQLRVAAGEKLAFEQDDVEIDGHAIEFRINAENAAEEFAPQTGTLRTYDPPGGIGVRVDDALRQGDEIGGDYDSMVAKLIVYGSDRDECISRSLRALREFDIDGLTTVIPFHRLMLSDKAFVDGQHTTKYIDNELDPSRIEEAQAQWGTDTTDDDGNEESVVERQFTVEVNGKRFDVDLEERGATPIASQPSSGGDDRPDTVGPGGTDDTEITGDGETVTAEMQGTILEINVEVGDEVAAGDVICVLEAMKMENDVVAERGGEVTQIAVDEEDSVDMGDVLVVLD; from the coding sequence ATGTTCAGGAAGGTCCTGGTCGCGAACCGCGGGGAGATCGCGGTTCGGGTGATGCGTGCCTGTGAGGAGTTGAACGTCGGGACCGTCGCTGTCTACAGCGAGGCCGACAAGAACGCGGGCCACGTCCGCTACGCCGACGAGGCGTACAACATCGGCCCCGCGCGGGCGGCCGACTCGTATCTCGATCACGAGGCCGTCATCGAGGCGGCGCGCAAGGCAAACGCCGACGCGATCCATCCCGGCTACGGCTTCCTTGCGGAGAACGCCGAGTTCGCCGGTAAGGTCGAGGAGACCGAGATCACGTGGATCGGCCCCTCCGCCGACGCGATGGAGCAACTGGGTGAGAAGACGAAAGCGCGCAAGGTCATGGATTCGGCCGACGTCCCGATCGTTCCGGGTACGACTGATCCGGTGACCGAACCGGAGGAAGTCGAGGCGTTCGGTGAGGAACACGGCTATCCGATCGCGATCAAGGCCGAGGGCGGAGGGGGCGGTCGCGGGATGAAGATCGTCGAGGGGCCAGACGAAATCGAAGACCAGCTGACGAGCGCGAAACGCGAGGGAGAGGCCTATTTCGACAACGATTCGGTGTATCTCGAACGCTTCCTGGAAAATCCCCGTCACGTCGAGGTCCAGATCATCGCCGACGGCGAGGGTAACGTCAGACACCTCGGGGAGCGGGACTGCTCACTTCAGCGCCGCCACCAGAAGGTGATCGAGGAAGGGCCGAGCCCGGCACTCACGGATGAGCTTCGCGAGCAGATCGGCGAAGCTGCCCGCCGGGGCGTGCAGGCCGCCGATTACACGAACGCCGGGACCGTCGAGTTCCTGGTCGAAGAGGACGTCGACCGGAAGGCTGGCGAACTGCTGGGCGCGGAGACGAACTTCTACTTCCTCGAAGTGAACACGCGCATTCAGGTCGAACACTGCGTCACAGAGGAGATCACGGGCATCGATATCGTCAAGTGGCAGCTCCGCGTCGCCGCGGGCGAGAAACTGGCCTTCGAACAGGACGACGTCGAGATCGACGGTCATGCCATCGAGTTCCGGATTAACGCCGAGAACGCCGCCGAGGAGTTCGCCCCGCAGACGGGGACGCTTCGAACCTACGACCCGCCGGGCGGGATCGGTGTCCGTGTCGACGACGCCCTGCGTCAGGGCGACGAGATCGGCGGCGACTACGACTCGATGGTCGCGAAGCTGATCGTCTACGGCAGCGACCGGGACGAGTGTATCAGCCGGAGCCTGCGTGCGCTCCGGGAGTTCGATATCGACGGGCTGACCACCGTCATTCCGTTCCACCGGCTGATGTTGAGCGACAAGGCGTTCGTCGACGGGCAACATACGACCAAATACATCGACAACGAACTGGATCCGTCCCGAATCGAGGAGGCTCAGGCCCAGTGGGGAACCGACACGACCGACGACGATGGGAACGAAGAATCCGTCGTCGAACGGCAGTTCACCGTCGAAGTCAATGGCAAACGGTTCGACGTCGATCTCGAAGAGCGCGGGGCGACCCCGATCGCGTCACAGCCGTCCTCGGGCGGCGACGACCGGCCGGACACGGTCGGCCCCGGCGGAACCGACGACACGGAGATCACGGGTGACGGTGAGACCGTCACTGCGGAGATGCAGGGGACGATTCTGGAGATCAACGTCGAGGTCGGCGACGAGGTCGCCGCAGGCGACGTGATCTGCGTCCTCGAAGCGATGAAGATGGAAAACGATGTGGTCGCGGAACGTGGCGGCGAGGTCACACAGATCGCCGTCGACGAAGAGGACAGCGTCGATATGGGCGACGTGCTGGTCGTGCTGGACTAG